A DNA window from Jaculus jaculus isolate mJacJac1 chromosome 1, mJacJac1.mat.Y.cur, whole genome shotgun sequence contains the following coding sequences:
- the Tmem203 gene encoding transmembrane protein 203, with amino-acid sequence MLFSLRELVQWLGFATFEIFVHLLALLVFSVLLALRVDGLAPGLSWWNVFVPFFAADGLSAYFTTIVSVRLFQDGEKRLAVLRLFWVLTVLSLKFVFEMLLCQKLVEQTRELWFGLITSPVFILLQLLMIRACRVN; translated from the coding sequence ATGCTCTTCTCGCTGCGGGAGCTGGTGCAGTGGTTGGGTTTCGCCACCTTCGAGATCTTCGTGCACCTGCTGGCTCTGTTGGTATTCTCCGTGTTGCTGGCACTGCGGGTGGACGGCTTGGCCCCGGGCCTCTCCTGGTGGAACGTGTTCGTGCCCTTCTTTGCCGCTGACGGGCTCAGCGCCTACTTCACCACCATCGTGTCTGTGCGTCTCTTCCAAGACGGGGAGAAGCGGCTGGCTGTGCTGCGCCTCTTCTGGGTCCTCACGGTGCTTAGCCTCAAGTTCGTTTTTGAGATGCTGCTGTGTCAGAAGCTGGTGGAGCAGACTCGAGAGCTCTGGTTCGGCCTGATCACGTCTCCCGTCTTCATTCTCCTGCAGCTGCTCATGATCCGTGCTTGTCGCGTGAACTAG
- the Rnf224 gene encoding RING finger protein 224 — protein MLQPEGPRALEEGAAPTAPRNDCIICYSTYDLSAHLPRRLYCGHTFCQACVRRLDTAAHEQHWIPCPQCRQSTPTPRGGVAMLDLDLAAFLAVKAEREPLRVEPQSPAPLKGSTTIITQQPTGLYPTLGPQPRFPQSGCCCWGSLCWYPPGNPEV, from the coding sequence ATGCTGCAGCCTGAGggtccccgagccttggaggaggGGGCAGCCCCCACAGCCCCTCGGAATGACTGCATCATCTGCTACTCCACCTACGACCTCTCTGCACACCTACCTCGCCGCCTCTACTGCGGCCACACCTTCTGCCAGGCATGTGTGCGGCGCCTGGACACAGCAGCTCATGAGCAGCACTGGATCCCCTGCCCACAGTGCCGCCAGAGCACCCCTACGCCTCGTGGCGGAGTGGCCATGCTAGATTTGGACCTGGCTGCCTTCTTGGCAGTTAAGGCTGAGAGAGAGCCATTGAGAGTGGAACCCCagtcccctgcccctctcaaagGCAGCACCACTATTATTACCCAGCAGCCAACTGGACTCTATCCCACTTTGGGCCCCCAGCCCCGCTTCCCTCAGTCCGGATGCTGCTGCTGGGGCAGCCTATGCTGGTACCCACCTGGCAACCCTGAGGTCTAA
- the Rnf208 gene encoding RING finger protein 208 has translation MPADPGPEVGSGWPGLLMSCLKGPHVILKMEAMKIVHPEKFPELPTAAPCFPPAPRPTPTLAPKRAWPSDTEIIVNQACGGDMPALEGAPHTPPLPRRPRKGSSELGFPRVAPVDEVIVNQYVIRPGPTASAPSSSGAVVAGEPLECPTCGHTYNVTQRRPRVLSCLHSVCEQCLQILYESCPKYKFISCPTCHRETVLFTDYGLAALAVNTSILSRLPPEALTAPSGGQWGGEPEGSCYQTFRQYCGAACTCHVRNPLSACSIM, from the coding sequence ATGCCAGCTGACCCTGGGCCCGAGGTGGGCAGTGGCTGGCCAGGCCTCCTCATGTCCTGCCTGAAGGGCCCCCATGTCATCCTCAAGATGGAGGCCATGAAGATTGTCCACCCTGAAAAGTTCCCTGAGCTCCCAACAGCTGCCCCCTGCTTCCCACCAGCACCCAGGCCCACCCCTACTCTAGCGCCCAAACGTGCTTGGCCCTCAGACACAGAGATCATTGTCAACCAGGCATGTGGGGGAGACATGCCTGCTTTGGAAGGGGCACCCCACACTCCACCCTTGCCACGGCGGCCCCGCAAGGGCAGCTCGGAACTGGGCTTCCCTCGGGTGGCGCCTGTGGACGAGGTCATTGTGAATCAGTATGTGATTCGACCTGGCCCGACAGCCTCTGCGCCTTCGTCATCAGGGGCAGTGGTGGCGGGTGAGCCCCTGGAATGTCCCACCTGTGGGCACACGTACAATGTCACCCAGCGGCGGCCCCGCGTGCTGTCTTGCCTGCACTCCGTGTGTGAGCAGTGCCTGCAGATTCTATACGAGTCTTGCCCCAAGTACAAGTTCATCTCCTGTCCCACCTGCCACCGTGAGACTGTGCTCTTCACTGACTATGGCCTGGCTGCACTGGCTGTCAACACCTCCATCTTGAGCCGCCTGCCACCTGAGGCGCTGACTGCCCCATCCGGTGGCCAGTGGGGAGGCGAGCCTGAGGGCAGCTGCTACCAGACCTTCCGGCAGTACTGTGGGGCCGCTTGCACCTGCCATGTGCGGAACCCACTGTCTGCCTGCTCCATCATGTAG
- the Ndor1 gene encoding NADPH-dependent diflavin oxidoreductase 1 isoform X1, whose protein sequence is MPVPELLVLFGSQTGTAQDQAERLGREARRRRLGCRVQALDSYAVANLIREPLVIFVCATTGQGDPPDNMKNFWRFIFRKNLPSTSLCQMDFAVLGLGDSSYAKFNFVAKKLHRRLLQLGGSALLPPCLGDDQHELGPDAAIDPWLEALWEKVLGLYPVPLDLPVIPPGIPLPSKFIFQFLQEAPSTGSGELSITSSAPQGPASELQPFLAPMVANERVTGLQHFQDVRLIEFDITGSGISFAAGDVVLIQPSNSAAHTKQFCQVLGLDPNQYFVLQPREPGVPCPPGLPQPCSVRHLVSQYLDIASVPRRSFFELLACLSPHELEREKLLEFSSARGQEELYEYCNRPRRTILEVLCDFPNTAGAIPADYLLDLIPQIRPRAFSIASSLLAHPTRLQILVAVVQYQTRLKEPRRGLCSSWLASLDPQQAGPVRVPLWVRSGGLVFPETPGTPVIMVGPGTGVAPFRAAIQERVAQGQTENFLFFGCRLRDQDFYWQPEWQKLEERGCLTLVTAFSREQEQKVYVQHRLRELGALVWELLNLRGAFFYLAGNAKYMPTDVAEALISVFQEYGGLSNSDAAAYLANLQRTLRFQTETWA, encoded by the exons ATGCCGGTGCCCGAGCTCCTAGTGCTTTTCGGCAGCCAGACGGGCACTGCCCAGGACCAGGCGGAGAGGCTGGGCCGCGAGGCCAGGCGCCGGCGGCTGGGCTGCCGCGTGCAGGCGCTGGACTCGTATGCCGTG GCGAATCTGATTAGGGAGCCCCTGGTGATATTTGTTTGTGCGACCACAGGCCAAGGAGACCCCCCTGACAACATGAAG AACTTCTGGAGGTTCATATTCCGGAAGAACCTGCCATCCACCTCCCTCTGTCAGATGGACTTTGCTGTCCTAGGCCTCGGGGATTCCTCATATGCCAA GTTTAACTTTGTGGCCAAGAAGTTGCACCGCCGGCTGCTGCAACTAGGGGGCAGCGCTCTCCTGCCCCCCTGTCTGGGTGATGACCAGCATGAGTTAGG ACCTGATGCCGCCATCGACccctggctggaagccctgtgggAGAAGGTACTGGGACTGTATCCAGTGCCTCTTGACCTCCCTGTGATCCCTCCTGGAATCCC CTTGCCTTCCAAGTTCATCTTCCAGTTCCTCCAGGAAGCCCCCAGCACAGGCTCTGGGGAGCTGAGCATCACCAGCTCAGCCCCCCAAGGACCTGCATCGGAGTTACAGCCCTTTCTGGCACCCATGGTTGCCAATGAGAGAGTCACCGGCCTCCAACATTTCCAGGATGTTCGGCTAATAGAGTTTGATATCACAGGCTCTGGCATCAG CTTTGCTGCTGGTGATGTGGTTTTGATTCAGCCCTCAAACTCAGCAGCCCACACCAAGCAATTCTGCCAGGTGCTGGGCCTGGATCCCAACCAGTACTTCGTGCTGCAGCCTCGGGAACCAG GTGTTCCCTGCCCACCAGGGCTTCCCCAGCCCTGCTCTGTAAGGCACCTTGTGTCCCAATACCTGGATATTGCCAGTGTGCCTCGCCGTTCCTTCTTTGAGCTCTTGGCCTGTCTGTCTCCACATGAGCTGGAGCGGGAGAAGCTGCTGGAGTTCAGTTCTGCCCGAGGCCAGGAAGAGCTCTACGAGTACTGCAACCGGCCCCGAAGGACCATCTTGGAG GTGCTTTGTGACTTTCCAAACACAGCAGGTGCCATCCCTGCAGACTACCTGTTGGACTTGATCCCACAGATTCGGCCACGGGCTTTCTCCATCGCCTCCTCCCTGTTG gctCATCCTACAAGACTGCAGATCCTTGTGGCTGTGGTACAATACCAGACCCGGCTCAAGGAGCCCCGGCGGGGCCTCTGCTCCTCCTGGCTTGCATCCCTGGATCCTCAGCAAG CAGGACCTGTCAGAGTGCCACTGTGGGTTCGGTCTGGGGGTTTGGTTTTCCCAGAGACACCAGGCACACCTGTGATCATGGTGGGACCTGGCACTGGCGTGGCCCCCTTCCGAGCAGCCATTCAGGAGCGTGTGGCCCAAGGACAGACTG AAAATTTCCTGTTCTTTGGCTGCCGCCTGCGGGATCAGGACTTTTACTGGCAACCTGAGTGGCAGAAGCTGGAGGAGAGGGGCTGCCTGACCCTAGTCACAGCCTTCTCTCGGGAGCAG GAACAGAAGGTGTATGTGCAGCACCGGCTCCGAGAACTGGGGGCCCTTGTCTGGGAGCTGCTGAACCTTCGTGGTGCTTTTTTCTACCTAGCAGG CAATGCTAAGTACATGCCTACGGATGTTGCGGAAGCCCTGATATCTGTCTTCCAAGAATATGGTGGACTCTCTAACTCTGACGCAGCTGCCTATCTTGCCAATCTTCAGCGGACACTGCGCTTCCAAACTGAGACCTGGGCCTAA
- the Cysrt1 gene encoding cysteine-rich tail protein 1 isoform X2, with protein MDPHEMVVKNPYAHISIPRAHLRPDLGQQLEEVPSSLASEMQPVPSGTCASETAGVLQPTEAPGPKGTKGAKGAKGAALNQSQEAWQPPCNPYSSGQRPAGLTYAGIPPVGRGDDIAHHCWCCPCCSCCHCPRFCRCHSCCCVVS; from the coding sequence ATGGACCCCCACGAGATGGTTGTCAAGAACCCATACGCCCACATCAGCATCCCCCGGGCTCACCTGCGGCCTGACCTGGGACAGCAGTTAGAAGAGGTTCCCTCTTCATTAGCCTCCGAGATGCAACCTGTGCCCTCAGGGACCTGTGCCTCAGAGACAGCAGGTGTCCTGCAACCCACCGAAGCCCCAGGGCCCAAGGGTACCAAAGGCGCCAAGGGTGCCAAGGGAGCTGCCCTCAACCAGAGCCAGGAGGCTTGGCAACCACCCTGCAACCCCTACAGCAGTGGGCAGCGCCCAGCAGGACTGACTTATGCTGGCATACCACCTGTGGGACGCGGTGACGACATTGCCCACCACTGCTGGTGCTGTCcttgctgctcctgctgccactGCCCGCGGTTCTGCCGTTGTCACAGCTGCTGTTGTGTTGTGTCATAg
- the Ndor1 gene encoding NADPH-dependent diflavin oxidoreductase 1 isoform X3 — MPVPELLVLFGSQTGTAQDQAERLGREARRRRLGCRVQALDSYAVANLIREPLVIFVCATTGQGDPPDNMKNFWRFIFRKNLPSTSLCQMDFAVLGLGDSSYAKFNFVAKKLHRRLLQLGGSALLPPCLGDDQHELGPDAAIDPWLEALWEKVLGLYPVPLDLPVIPPGIPLPSKFIFQFLQEAPSTGSGELSITSSAPQGPASELQPFLAPMVANERVTGLQHFQDVRLIEFDITGSGISFAAGDVVLIQPSNSAAHTKQFCQVLGLDPNQYFVLQPREPGVPCPPGLPQPCSVRHLVSQYLDIASVPRRSFFELLACLSPHELEREKLLEFSSARGQEELYEYCNRPRRTILEVLCDFPNTAGAIPADYLLDLIPQIRPRAFSIASSLLAHPTRLQILVAVVQYQTRLKEPRRGLCSSWLASLDPQQAGPVRVPLWVRSGGLVFPETPGTPVIMVGPGTGVAPFRAAIQERVAQGQTENFLFFGCRLRDQDFYWQPEWQKLEERGCLTLVTAFSREQLPLPSPWSPRLSNLTFVLGTPSWGPVAPSLQLPVHLGLLQPLSTWTHCASYQQMQKMTSGLPKVPKLQTVSPCWLMGTAPSADVGRVRCPLCRQKTPMLEWEICRLQEELLQADGPQHLPHPTASIPPRPGPGPWGLLEHRYQLRFLAGPLGGQGCLPFLPCPPSLGTWLWALREHGPCARRLALLSLLVLELLGLLLIFMPLVLLGVLFMLLDRYGR, encoded by the exons ATGCCGGTGCCCGAGCTCCTAGTGCTTTTCGGCAGCCAGACGGGCACTGCCCAGGACCAGGCGGAGAGGCTGGGCCGCGAGGCCAGGCGCCGGCGGCTGGGCTGCCGCGTGCAGGCGCTGGACTCGTATGCCGTG GCGAATCTGATTAGGGAGCCCCTGGTGATATTTGTTTGTGCGACCACAGGCCAAGGAGACCCCCCTGACAACATGAAG AACTTCTGGAGGTTCATATTCCGGAAGAACCTGCCATCCACCTCCCTCTGTCAGATGGACTTTGCTGTCCTAGGCCTCGGGGATTCCTCATATGCCAA GTTTAACTTTGTGGCCAAGAAGTTGCACCGCCGGCTGCTGCAACTAGGGGGCAGCGCTCTCCTGCCCCCCTGTCTGGGTGATGACCAGCATGAGTTAGG ACCTGATGCCGCCATCGACccctggctggaagccctgtgggAGAAGGTACTGGGACTGTATCCAGTGCCTCTTGACCTCCCTGTGATCCCTCCTGGAATCCC CTTGCCTTCCAAGTTCATCTTCCAGTTCCTCCAGGAAGCCCCCAGCACAGGCTCTGGGGAGCTGAGCATCACCAGCTCAGCCCCCCAAGGACCTGCATCGGAGTTACAGCCCTTTCTGGCACCCATGGTTGCCAATGAGAGAGTCACCGGCCTCCAACATTTCCAGGATGTTCGGCTAATAGAGTTTGATATCACAGGCTCTGGCATCAG CTTTGCTGCTGGTGATGTGGTTTTGATTCAGCCCTCAAACTCAGCAGCCCACACCAAGCAATTCTGCCAGGTGCTGGGCCTGGATCCCAACCAGTACTTCGTGCTGCAGCCTCGGGAACCAG GTGTTCCCTGCCCACCAGGGCTTCCCCAGCCCTGCTCTGTAAGGCACCTTGTGTCCCAATACCTGGATATTGCCAGTGTGCCTCGCCGTTCCTTCTTTGAGCTCTTGGCCTGTCTGTCTCCACATGAGCTGGAGCGGGAGAAGCTGCTGGAGTTCAGTTCTGCCCGAGGCCAGGAAGAGCTCTACGAGTACTGCAACCGGCCCCGAAGGACCATCTTGGAG GTGCTTTGTGACTTTCCAAACACAGCAGGTGCCATCCCTGCAGACTACCTGTTGGACTTGATCCCACAGATTCGGCCACGGGCTTTCTCCATCGCCTCCTCCCTGTTG gctCATCCTACAAGACTGCAGATCCTTGTGGCTGTGGTACAATACCAGACCCGGCTCAAGGAGCCCCGGCGGGGCCTCTGCTCCTCCTGGCTTGCATCCCTGGATCCTCAGCAAG CAGGACCTGTCAGAGTGCCACTGTGGGTTCGGTCTGGGGGTTTGGTTTTCCCAGAGACACCAGGCACACCTGTGATCATGGTGGGACCTGGCACTGGCGTGGCCCCCTTCCGAGCAGCCATTCAGGAGCGTGTGGCCCAAGGACAGACTG AAAATTTCCTGTTCTTTGGCTGCCGCCTGCGGGATCAGGACTTTTACTGGCAACCTGAGTGGCAGAAGCTGGAGGAGAGGGGCTGCCTGACCCTAGTCACAGCCTTCTCTCGGGAGCAG CTGCCGCTACCATCACCCTGGAGTCCTCGTCTATCCAACCTGACTTTTGTCCTGGGGACCCCATCGTGGGGCCCAGTGGCACCATCTCTGCAACTACCAGTTCACCTTGGACTTCTTCAGCCCCTGAGCACATGGACCCACTGTGCCAGCTATCAGCAGATGCAGAAGATGACCTCAGGACTCCCCAAGGTGCCAAAACTCCAGACAGTGAGCCCCTGCTGG CTAATGGGCACGGCCCCCAGCGCTGATGTGGGCCGTGTGCGCTGCCCACTATGTCGTCAGAAGACTCCCATGCTGGAGTGGGAGATCTGCCGGCTGCAGGAAGAGCTGCTTCAAGCTGATGGACCCCAGCACCTGCCACATCCCACAGCCTCCATCCCTCCACGTCCTGGCCCTGGGCCCTGGGGCCTCCTGGAGCACCGCTACCAGCTGCGCTTCCTGGCAGGACCGTTGGGTGGCCAGGGATGTCTGCCcttcctgccctgccctcccAGCCTGGGCACCTGGCTGTGGGCACTACGGGAGCATGGGCCCTGTGCCCGCCGCCTAGCTCTGCTGAGCCTTCTGGTGCTTGAGTTGCTGGGGCTGCTGCTCATCTTCATGCCACTCGTGCTTCTGGGGGTGCTCTTTATGCTCCTGGACCGCTATGGGCGGTAA
- the Ndor1 gene encoding NADPH-dependent diflavin oxidoreductase 1 isoform X2 codes for MPVPELLVLFGSQTGTAQDQAERLGREARRRRLGCRVQALDSYAVANLIREPLVIFVCATTGQGDPPDNMKNFWRFIFRKNLPSTSLCQMDFAVLGLGDSSYAKFNFVAKKLHRRLLQLGGSALLPPCLGDDQHELGPDAAIDPWLEALWEKVLGLYPVPLDLPVIPPGIPLPSKFIFQFLQEAPSTGSGELSITSSAPQGPASELQPFLAPMVANERVTGLQHFQDVRLIEFDITGSGISFAAGDVVLIQPSNSAAHTKQFCQVLGLDPNQYFVLQPREPGVPCPPGLPQPCSVRHLVSQYLDIASVPRRSFFELLACLSPHELEREKLLEFSSARGQEELYEYCNRPRRTILEVLCDFPNTAGAIPADYLLDLIPQIRPRAFSIASSLLAHPTRLQILVAVVQYQTRLKEPRRGLCSSWLASLDPQQGPVRVPLWVRSGGLVFPETPGTPVIMVGPGTGVAPFRAAIQERVAQGQTENFLFFGCRLRDQDFYWQPEWQKLEERGCLTLVTAFSREQEQKVYVQHRLRELGALVWELLNLRGAFFYLAGNAKYMPTDVAEALISVFQEYGGLSNSDAAAYLANLQRTLRFQTETWA; via the exons ATGCCGGTGCCCGAGCTCCTAGTGCTTTTCGGCAGCCAGACGGGCACTGCCCAGGACCAGGCGGAGAGGCTGGGCCGCGAGGCCAGGCGCCGGCGGCTGGGCTGCCGCGTGCAGGCGCTGGACTCGTATGCCGTG GCGAATCTGATTAGGGAGCCCCTGGTGATATTTGTTTGTGCGACCACAGGCCAAGGAGACCCCCCTGACAACATGAAG AACTTCTGGAGGTTCATATTCCGGAAGAACCTGCCATCCACCTCCCTCTGTCAGATGGACTTTGCTGTCCTAGGCCTCGGGGATTCCTCATATGCCAA GTTTAACTTTGTGGCCAAGAAGTTGCACCGCCGGCTGCTGCAACTAGGGGGCAGCGCTCTCCTGCCCCCCTGTCTGGGTGATGACCAGCATGAGTTAGG ACCTGATGCCGCCATCGACccctggctggaagccctgtgggAGAAGGTACTGGGACTGTATCCAGTGCCTCTTGACCTCCCTGTGATCCCTCCTGGAATCCC CTTGCCTTCCAAGTTCATCTTCCAGTTCCTCCAGGAAGCCCCCAGCACAGGCTCTGGGGAGCTGAGCATCACCAGCTCAGCCCCCCAAGGACCTGCATCGGAGTTACAGCCCTTTCTGGCACCCATGGTTGCCAATGAGAGAGTCACCGGCCTCCAACATTTCCAGGATGTTCGGCTAATAGAGTTTGATATCACAGGCTCTGGCATCAG CTTTGCTGCTGGTGATGTGGTTTTGATTCAGCCCTCAAACTCAGCAGCCCACACCAAGCAATTCTGCCAGGTGCTGGGCCTGGATCCCAACCAGTACTTCGTGCTGCAGCCTCGGGAACCAG GTGTTCCCTGCCCACCAGGGCTTCCCCAGCCCTGCTCTGTAAGGCACCTTGTGTCCCAATACCTGGATATTGCCAGTGTGCCTCGCCGTTCCTTCTTTGAGCTCTTGGCCTGTCTGTCTCCACATGAGCTGGAGCGGGAGAAGCTGCTGGAGTTCAGTTCTGCCCGAGGCCAGGAAGAGCTCTACGAGTACTGCAACCGGCCCCGAAGGACCATCTTGGAG GTGCTTTGTGACTTTCCAAACACAGCAGGTGCCATCCCTGCAGACTACCTGTTGGACTTGATCCCACAGATTCGGCCACGGGCTTTCTCCATCGCCTCCTCCCTGTTG gctCATCCTACAAGACTGCAGATCCTTGTGGCTGTGGTACAATACCAGACCCGGCTCAAGGAGCCCCGGCGGGGCCTCTGCTCCTCCTGGCTTGCATCCCTGGATCCTCAGCAAG GACCTGTCAGAGTGCCACTGTGGGTTCGGTCTGGGGGTTTGGTTTTCCCAGAGACACCAGGCACACCTGTGATCATGGTGGGACCTGGCACTGGCGTGGCCCCCTTCCGAGCAGCCATTCAGGAGCGTGTGGCCCAAGGACAGACTG AAAATTTCCTGTTCTTTGGCTGCCGCCTGCGGGATCAGGACTTTTACTGGCAACCTGAGTGGCAGAAGCTGGAGGAGAGGGGCTGCCTGACCCTAGTCACAGCCTTCTCTCGGGAGCAG GAACAGAAGGTGTATGTGCAGCACCGGCTCCGAGAACTGGGGGCCCTTGTCTGGGAGCTGCTGAACCTTCGTGGTGCTTTTTTCTACCTAGCAGG CAATGCTAAGTACATGCCTACGGATGTTGCGGAAGCCCTGATATCTGTCTTCCAAGAATATGGTGGACTCTCTAACTCTGACGCAGCTGCCTATCTTGCCAATCTTCAGCGGACACTGCGCTTCCAAACTGAGACCTGGGCCTAA
- the Cysrt1 gene encoding cysteine-rich tail protein 1 isoform X1: protein MLLPGEGRGPSTLFQINAAWAMDPHEMVVKNPYAHISIPRAHLRPDLGQQLEEVPSSLASEMQPVPSGTCASETAGVLQPTEAPGPKGTKGAKGAKGAALNQSQEAWQPPCNPYSSGQRPAGLTYAGIPPVGRGDDIAHHCWCCPCCSCCHCPRFCRCHSCCCVVS, encoded by the exons ATGCTCCTCCCTGGAGAAGGCAGGGGCCCATCCACCTTGTTCCAGATAAATGCTG CCTGGGCCATGGACCCCCACGAGATGGTTGTCAAGAACCCATACGCCCACATCAGCATCCCCCGGGCTCACCTGCGGCCTGACCTGGGACAGCAGTTAGAAGAGGTTCCCTCTTCATTAGCCTCCGAGATGCAACCTGTGCCCTCAGGGACCTGTGCCTCAGAGACAGCAGGTGTCCTGCAACCCACCGAAGCCCCAGGGCCCAAGGGTACCAAAGGCGCCAAGGGTGCCAAGGGAGCTGCCCTCAACCAGAGCCAGGAGGCTTGGCAACCACCCTGCAACCCCTACAGCAGTGGGCAGCGCCCAGCAGGACTGACTTATGCTGGCATACCACCTGTGGGACGCGGTGACGACATTGCCCACCACTGCTGGTGCTGTCcttgctgctcctgctgccactGCCCGCGGTTCTGCCGTTGTCACAGCTGCTGTTGTGTTGTGTCATAg